The DNA segment AAgaatccttcttcttggacttgtcttgcctcttcttttcctcctctgtAAACTCCtcgtccttttccttctcgtCAGACCGGTTGTCCTCTCCGTTCTTGGTATTCTCCTCGTCCAAAGCTTGCTtaacctcctctcccaagtCCCTCGCATCGTCCCACTCAACATCATACTCGATGGCAATCGCCTTGatctccctcctcagcgCATTTGCTTCCTGCACCAACTGTTCCCATCTTTCCAAGTCAAAGCCCTTCGCCTCATACAAGGCATTCTGTCGCCTCGACACCGTCACGTTCATGGCCGCCTTGTAACTGAGATCCTTGCTGATATAGAGAAACCAGAGATATCCGCCCATGATTGTTGTCAGTCCGGCAAGGTAGGTGACTGGTTCAATGAGATCCCACCCATAATCGGTATGAAACGTGACATAGTACACAATCACCCACCAGCCCGTCAAAATTCCGAATCCTCCCTTGGCCAACAGGTTCGCACCACGATGCGCCAGCAAGTCAcactccttcttgatcttggccagcctGTCTAGCTCATGGCTCATCTTTCGCAGCCTGGATCGCATGTAGAATGTCCTGTCGTTGAAACTCGGCACCGTCACGCGCATCTCCAGGTGATAGCCTTCGACTTCGATGGCAAACTCGCGCCCTCGTGCTGCATCACGGATGAAGTCTCCCATCTCGGTGCTCGAGCTCCAACGGACCCAGCGcttttcctt comes from the Podospora pseudocomata strain CBS 415.72m chromosome 5, whole genome shotgun sequence genome and includes:
- a CDS encoding hypothetical protein (EggNog:ENOG503NU8G; COG:S), which encodes MNHVFRRLPRQLTTSPPRRHSCLPLPLCHPAVRHFSSKPAERPGDTKARKLDQKFLDQQEQEVKVRQHQIKRPWHREGADKPTVDPKGEDIQPITKGKLLTTPTRLLKLILPLPMGVEKDRQNNGNSDDKEKPDYARSISQNDTIQPLAILVHPQQPLSYVERLIQAELPPVLEDGKEKIPSIYFRAEDTEHGDQKPTSRSEARKKDAGGQDASKRTHVASYSGLGHEGPEREGKEKRWVRWSSSTEMGDFIRDAARGREFAIEVEGYHLEMRVTVPSFNDRTFYMRSRLRKMSHELDRLAKIKKECDLLAHRGANLLAKGGFGILTGWWVIVYYVTFHTDYGWDLIEPVTYLAGLTTIMGGYLWFLYISKDLSYKAAMNVTVSRRQNALYEAKGFDLERWEQLVQEANALRREIKAIAIEYDVEWDDARDLGEEVKQALDEENTKNGEDNRSDEKEKDEEFTEEEKKRQDKSKKKDS